The following are encoded in a window of Roseimaritima ulvae genomic DNA:
- a CDS encoding DoxX family protein — MFTKLLVSPLRLAIGWGAYPRFLGIIGVLALILLRVSIGWHFYSEGVDKQTDSGSWSAEPFLANASGPFAEPFHRMVPDREGMARLDIDQTMPHLAVYRDRAAKHYRFDKEQQQKAQAAYVSAIKQIQYELDANATEIEEYKLGQARVKELLNDPTRDGVSSLSGQRDTIQSEWKKLAVPVLVKIDNIWTEYEKAINDIATEQQEYRGYYRLYKPVDEQVDPSQLDRINRFIPYFDMTVGICLMLGLLTPTVSLAAAAFLFSVFLSQYPPTSGPGSTYYQLIEAMACLVLAGTGAGRFAGLDFALHALVRRCWPSKE, encoded by the coding sequence TTGTTTACCAAACTGCTTGTCTCGCCGCTTCGACTTGCGATTGGCTGGGGGGCCTATCCCCGGTTCCTAGGAATCATAGGCGTCCTGGCCCTGATCCTGTTACGCGTCTCGATCGGCTGGCATTTTTATAGTGAAGGCGTCGACAAACAGACCGACAGCGGCAGCTGGAGTGCTGAACCGTTTCTCGCCAACGCCAGCGGTCCCTTCGCCGAACCGTTCCACCGCATGGTGCCCGACCGCGAAGGCATGGCCCGGCTGGATATCGACCAAACCATGCCCCACTTGGCCGTGTATCGTGACCGAGCGGCCAAACACTACCGCTTCGACAAAGAACAACAACAAAAAGCTCAAGCCGCTTACGTGTCGGCCATCAAGCAAATCCAGTACGAACTGGACGCCAACGCCACCGAAATCGAAGAATACAAGTTGGGCCAGGCCCGGGTGAAAGAGCTACTCAACGATCCCACCCGCGACGGCGTCAGCAGCTTGAGCGGTCAACGCGACACCATTCAAAGTGAATGGAAAAAGCTGGCCGTGCCGGTGCTTGTTAAAATTGACAATATCTGGACCGAATACGAGAAGGCGATCAACGATATCGCCACCGAGCAGCAGGAGTACCGCGGTTACTATCGGCTGTATAAACCGGTTGATGAACAGGTCGATCCTTCCCAGCTGGATCGCATCAATCGATTCATTCCTTACTTTGACATGACGGTTGGCATCTGCTTGATGCTGGGATTGCTGACGCCCACCGTTTCCCTGGCCGCCGCAGCCTTCCTGTTCTCCGTGTTTTTGTCTCAATACCCACCCACCTCGGGTCCGGGTTCCACCTACTATCAACTGATCGAGGCAATGGCCTGTCTGGTTTTGGCTGGCACCGGTGCCGGCCGCTTTGCCGGGTTGGATTTTGCCCTACACGCTTTGGTTCGGCGGTGCTGGCCGTCGAAGGAGTAA